A stretch of Cicer arietinum cultivar CDC Frontier isolate Library 1 chromosome 5, Cicar.CDCFrontier_v2.0, whole genome shotgun sequence DNA encodes these proteins:
- the LOC101493589 gene encoding 5-formyltetrahydrofolate cyclo-ligase, mitochondrial isoform X3 has product MFWQSVMMTQKYTIAAAKSVVVSAQLWRPYGLLRMTTINCNSNNRDDVDAVFKQKKTLRTQVKKCLKAMDPSLRSQQDNAIQDIILGAPWFKSSLRLCAYISCSALREVDTFKLLSQILQPGGKKVYVPRVEDKNSHMRMLNISRIDDLIANSMDILEPPPVDADGNAREDVMQANDPIDILLLPGLAFDRSGRRLGRGGGYYDTFLKNYQDLAASRNWKQPLLVALSYSQQILDEGVIPITSTDVPVDALVSPEGVVPISSAAFNSIQC; this is encoded by the exons atGTTTTGGCAGAGTGTTATGATGACACAGAAATATACAATAGCTGCCGCGAAAAGTGTGGTGGTGAGTGCACAGTTGTGGCGGCCATACGGTCTATTGAGGATGACGACGATTAACTGTAACAGTAACAACCGTGATGACGTGGACGCCGTTTTCAAACAGAAGAAAACTCTTCGAACTCAGGTCAAAAAATGCCTCAAGGCCATGGACCCTTCTCTCAGATCTCAACAAG ACAACGCGATTCAGGACATCATTTTGGGAGCTCCGTGGTTCAAATCAAGTCTTAGGTTATGCGCATACATAAGTTGCAGTGCGTTACGGGAAGTCGATACTTTCAAACTCTTGTCACAAATTTTGCAACCTG GTGGGAAAAAAGTTTATGTACCACGAGTGGAGGATAAAAACAGTCACATGCGTATGCTTAACATATCACGTATTGATGATCTTATTGCAAACTCAATGGACATCTTAGAACCACCTCCAGTTGATGCTGATGGAAATGCACGTGAAGATG TTATGCAGGCAAATGATCCAATTGATATTTTGCTTTTACCTG GATTGGCATTTGACAGATCTGGAAGACGTTTAGGCCGTGGTGGAGG TTACTACGATACCTTTCTAAAAAATTACCAGGACCTTGCAGCGTCACGGAATTGGAAGCAGCCCTTGCTTG TTGCACTGTCATATTCGCAACAAATACTGGATGAAGGAGTAATACCAATTACTTCAACTGATGTTCCAGTTGATGCTCTTGTATCTCCAGAAGGTGTAGTTCCCATCAGTTCTGCTGCCTTCAACAG TATTCAGTGCTAA
- the LOC101493589 gene encoding 5-formyltetrahydrofolate cyclo-ligase, mitochondrial isoform X1, protein MFWQSVMMTQKYTIAAAKSVVVSAQLWRPYGLLRMTTINCNSNNRDDVDAVFKQKKTLRTQVKKCLKAMDPSLRSQQDNAIQDIILGAPWFKSSLRLCAYISCSALREVDTFKLLSQILQPGGKKVYVPRVEDKNSHMRMLNISRIDDLIANSMDILEPPPVDADGNAREDVMQANDPIDILLLPGLAFDRSGRRLGRGGGYYDTFLKNYQDLAASRNWKQPLLVALSYSQQILDEGVIPITSTDVPVDALVSPEGVVPISSAAFNSKKKIQNGSLSCT, encoded by the exons atGTTTTGGCAGAGTGTTATGATGACACAGAAATATACAATAGCTGCCGCGAAAAGTGTGGTGGTGAGTGCACAGTTGTGGCGGCCATACGGTCTATTGAGGATGACGACGATTAACTGTAACAGTAACAACCGTGATGACGTGGACGCCGTTTTCAAACAGAAGAAAACTCTTCGAACTCAGGTCAAAAAATGCCTCAAGGCCATGGACCCTTCTCTCAGATCTCAACAAG ACAACGCGATTCAGGACATCATTTTGGGAGCTCCGTGGTTCAAATCAAGTCTTAGGTTATGCGCATACATAAGTTGCAGTGCGTTACGGGAAGTCGATACTTTCAAACTCTTGTCACAAATTTTGCAACCTG GTGGGAAAAAAGTTTATGTACCACGAGTGGAGGATAAAAACAGTCACATGCGTATGCTTAACATATCACGTATTGATGATCTTATTGCAAACTCAATGGACATCTTAGAACCACCTCCAGTTGATGCTGATGGAAATGCACGTGAAGATG TTATGCAGGCAAATGATCCAATTGATATTTTGCTTTTACCTG GATTGGCATTTGACAGATCTGGAAGACGTTTAGGCCGTGGTGGAGG TTACTACGATACCTTTCTAAAAAATTACCAGGACCTTGCAGCGTCACGGAATTGGAAGCAGCCCTTGCTTG TTGCACTGTCATATTCGCAACAAATACTGGATGAAGGAGTAATACCAATTACTTCAACTGATGTTCCAGTTGATGCTCTTGTATCTCCAGAAGGTGTAGTTCCCATCAGTTCTGCTGCCTTCAACAG taaaaaaaaaatacagaatgGATCTCTAAGCTGCACTTAA
- the LOC101493589 gene encoding 5-formyltetrahydrofolate cyclo-ligase, mitochondrial isoform X4 — protein sequence MFWQSVMMTQKYTIAAAKSVVVSAQLWRPYGLLRMTTINCNSNNRDDVDAVFKQKKTLRTQVKKCLKAMDPSLRSQQDNAIQDIILGAPWFKSSLRLCAYISCSALREVDTFKLLSQILQPVMQANDPIDILLLPGLAFDRSGRRLGRGGGYYDTFLKNYQDLAASRNWKQPLLVALSYSQQILDEGVIPITSTDVPVDALVSPEGVVPISSAAFNSKKKIQNGSLSCT from the exons atGTTTTGGCAGAGTGTTATGATGACACAGAAATATACAATAGCTGCCGCGAAAAGTGTGGTGGTGAGTGCACAGTTGTGGCGGCCATACGGTCTATTGAGGATGACGACGATTAACTGTAACAGTAACAACCGTGATGACGTGGACGCCGTTTTCAAACAGAAGAAAACTCTTCGAACTCAGGTCAAAAAATGCCTCAAGGCCATGGACCCTTCTCTCAGATCTCAACAAG ACAACGCGATTCAGGACATCATTTTGGGAGCTCCGTGGTTCAAATCAAGTCTTAGGTTATGCGCATACATAAGTTGCAGTGCGTTACGGGAAGTCGATACTTTCAAACTCTTGTCACAAATTTTGCAACCTG TTATGCAGGCAAATGATCCAATTGATATTTTGCTTTTACCTG GATTGGCATTTGACAGATCTGGAAGACGTTTAGGCCGTGGTGGAGG TTACTACGATACCTTTCTAAAAAATTACCAGGACCTTGCAGCGTCACGGAATTGGAAGCAGCCCTTGCTTG TTGCACTGTCATATTCGCAACAAATACTGGATGAAGGAGTAATACCAATTACTTCAACTGATGTTCCAGTTGATGCTCTTGTATCTCCAGAAGGTGTAGTTCCCATCAGTTCTGCTGCCTTCAACAG taaaaaaaaaatacagaatgGATCTCTAAGCTGCACTTAA
- the LOC101493589 gene encoding 5-formyltetrahydrofolate cyclo-ligase, mitochondrial isoform X2, whose protein sequence is MFWQSVMMTQKYTIAAAKSVVVSAQLWRPYGLLRMTTINCNSNNRDDVDAVFKQKKTLRTQVKKCLKAMDPSLRSQQDNAIQDIILGAPWFKSSLRLCAYISCSALREVDTFKLLSQILQPGGKKVYVPRVEDKNSHMRMLNISRIDDLIANSMDILEPPPVDADGNAREDVMQANDPIDILLLPGLAFDRSGRRLGRGGGYYDTFLKNYQDLAASRNWKQPLLVALSYSQQILDEGVIPITSTDVPVDALVSPEGVVPISSAAFNRMDL, encoded by the exons atGTTTTGGCAGAGTGTTATGATGACACAGAAATATACAATAGCTGCCGCGAAAAGTGTGGTGGTGAGTGCACAGTTGTGGCGGCCATACGGTCTATTGAGGATGACGACGATTAACTGTAACAGTAACAACCGTGATGACGTGGACGCCGTTTTCAAACAGAAGAAAACTCTTCGAACTCAGGTCAAAAAATGCCTCAAGGCCATGGACCCTTCTCTCAGATCTCAACAAG ACAACGCGATTCAGGACATCATTTTGGGAGCTCCGTGGTTCAAATCAAGTCTTAGGTTATGCGCATACATAAGTTGCAGTGCGTTACGGGAAGTCGATACTTTCAAACTCTTGTCACAAATTTTGCAACCTG GTGGGAAAAAAGTTTATGTACCACGAGTGGAGGATAAAAACAGTCACATGCGTATGCTTAACATATCACGTATTGATGATCTTATTGCAAACTCAATGGACATCTTAGAACCACCTCCAGTTGATGCTGATGGAAATGCACGTGAAGATG TTATGCAGGCAAATGATCCAATTGATATTTTGCTTTTACCTG GATTGGCATTTGACAGATCTGGAAGACGTTTAGGCCGTGGTGGAGG TTACTACGATACCTTTCTAAAAAATTACCAGGACCTTGCAGCGTCACGGAATTGGAAGCAGCCCTTGCTTG TTGCACTGTCATATTCGCAACAAATACTGGATGAAGGAGTAATACCAATTACTTCAACTGATGTTCCAGTTGATGCTCTTGTATCTCCAGAAGGTGTAGTTCCCATCAGTTCTGCTGCCTTCAACAG aatgGATCTCTAA